A single Aspergillus puulaauensis MK2 DNA, chromosome 7, nearly complete sequence DNA region contains:
- a CDS encoding uncharacterized protein (COG:I;~EggNog:ENOG410PVSX;~InterPro:IPR036770) — MNVPISGEALKAAIEAGTPDILPMLLDVDSDINKRTDRDSDVGFTLLGPAVGRTDISLILMHCKTFFFRTNFSALQEGVEDGSVQTMDMLLDGGADANQDAAELGAAKLLRDHGGWTEWDARQYEHEKSDFGEGILAKDSIRINTSIHHPIPYFGGVAAGTRVALIPVQHGLSETDIPARLLESNSKAKLLVMDSEPLHIAASIWNLAGVPRLITLDNSSDQQYASVESLLPRGNPDAEHLRFETETSLNDYDALSSRTN, encoded by the exons ATGAACGTTCCTATATCAGGAGAAGCGCTAAAGGCCGCGATTGAGGCAGGAACTCCCGATATTCTCCCGATGCTCCTTGATGTTGACTCCGATATCAATAAACGAACCGACAGAGATTCTGATGTTGGATTTACGCTCCTCGGGCCTGCAGTGGGCCGAACCGATATTTCCCTG ATATTGATGCACTGCAAGACGTTCTTCTTCAGAACAAACTTCTCGGCATTACAAGAGGGAGTAGAAGATGGGAGTGTTCAAACCATGGACATGCTactggatggaggagcagatgCTAATCAGGATGCAGCTGAGCTCGGTGCAGCAAAACTACTCAGAGACCATGGGGGTTGGACTGAATGGGATGCAAGGCAGTATGAACACGAGAAGTCTGATTTTGGTGAGGGCATCTTGGCCAAGGACAGTATACGTATAAACACATCC ATCCATCACCCCATTCCCTACTTTGGTGGCGTGGCTGCTGGAACCAGAGTAGCGCTTATCCCCGTGCAGCACGGATTGTCTGAGACAGATATTCCGGCTCGTCTGCTCGAGTCAAACTCAAAGGCGAAGCTACTTGTAATGGACAGCGAGCCGCTGCATATCGCGGCGTCAATTTGGAACCTGGCGGGCGTTCCTCGCCTCATCACACTCGACAACTCCTCTGACCAGCAATACGCATCCGTGGAAAGCCTACTTCCCCGTGGCAATCCTGATGCTGAGCATTTACGGTTTGAGACAGAAACCAGCTTAAATGATTACGACGCGCTCTCAAGCCGTACTAATTGA